One stretch of Patescibacteria group bacterium DNA includes these proteins:
- a CDS encoding type II secretion system protein, giving the protein MGKEKFKLKIKNGFTLVELLIVIAVLAILAGIVMVALNPMARFQDSRNAVRSSDVSSLLSAIKLDQVDNKGDYHANIMAMTDNTYYQVGDATTGCNTACANPSVTLQDACVELYDLIDEGYIADVPVDPGSADASFAMTGYYLYKFNSGQISVGSCYEELGSNSEVQMIEASR; this is encoded by the coding sequence ATGGGAAAAGAGAAGTTTAAATTAAAAATTAAAAATGGTTTTACTTTAGTAGAGCTATTAATTGTAATCGCTGTTTTAGCAATTCTGGCAGGGATCGTAATGGTCGCCCTAAATCCAATGGCACGGTTTCAGGATTCAAGGAACGCTGTTCGCTCTTCCGATGTAAGTTCTTTACTCTCTGCTATTAAGTTGGATCAGGTTGACAATAAAGGTGATTATCACGCCAATATAATGGCAATGACTGATAATACTTATTATCAAGTAGGAGATGCGACAACGGGGTGTAATACAGCCTGTGCTAATCCTTCAGTCACTCTCCAGGATGCTTGTGTCGAATTATATGACTTAATAGATGAGGGTTATATAGCAGATGTTCCTGTTGATCCTGGTTCAGCTGATGCTTCCTTTGCGATGACTGGTTACTATTTATATAAATTTAATTCAGGTCAAATTTCAGTCGGATCATGTTATGAGGAACTCGGTTCTAATTCTGAAGTTCAAATGATTGAAGCAAGTAGATAG
- a CDS encoding SH3 domain-containing protein, with amino-acid sequence MQLFEKRKLGINISDNSIEILEMSFAASHGVVSNFAKSRIESGIVQNGNIVDKVKLKKIIEGLLGAGIHGKLKKGNIIFGVQEDNLYSHLLTLDLENKNSDKTIAEKLSKKLPKKIEKYQILYKHIHDIENIKGSNKGEVLIYTLALEKTYVNDWDIFFKKMGYNISCFVPKDIALNQTIERNNNNILILSIDFSETGISVFLENQIIYSYKINLDYELFNELDLDTFNDIDIFEKNEKSSLLRNFLYPILSELESSILYIKELTGREIKEIYLFGELTGVKGIDKYLKKEIDDLEFNFILPTKQLKEYKIKPLYCSSLALARGEFNGQDLCFKKRRMTLNIINFSFYKNLGIKKYIFVYLLIILLSFFILSSSYYFYFSNKESDNIVQIEPQKYLYKTTYYYDVHLAADDILRENEIGGRLYKMTFDIPSTKEDILKKAKENLSIESKENEFYWEEPLGDVLNNESLIFPLETDWFIGDKNDLNEIIKKKISDKLKGSVDYEMNIIKEDLIESTAFPTLYKSKIKVEISHNDDIEIYELEDVTKKRALIINTNGKLINIRKGPGTNFSVVAKAVEGETYDFIRELDSWANLILEDGSLVWISDYFVNIID; translated from the coding sequence ATGCAACTATTTGAAAAAAGAAAATTAGGAATTAATATAAGTGACAACTCGATTGAAATACTTGAGATGTCTTTTGCTGCTAGCCATGGTGTTGTTAGTAATTTTGCTAAAAGTAGAATCGAAAGCGGGATTGTTCAAAATGGAAACATTGTAGATAAGGTAAAGTTGAAAAAAATAATTGAAGGGCTATTAGGTGCTGGTATACATGGAAAGTTGAAAAAAGGAAATATAATTTTTGGAGTTCAAGAAGACAATTTGTATTCACATTTGTTAACCCTAGATTTAGAGAATAAAAATTCTGACAAGACAATTGCTGAAAAGCTAAGTAAAAAGTTACCAAAAAAAATTGAAAAATATCAAATATTATATAAGCACATACATGATATTGAAAATATTAAAGGTAGTAATAAAGGTGAAGTTTTAATTTATACTCTTGCCCTCGAGAAAACTTATGTCAATGATTGGGATATATTTTTTAAAAAGATGGGATATAATATTAGTTGTTTTGTACCAAAAGATATCGCTCTAAATCAAACTATAGAAAGAAATAATAACAACATATTAATACTCAGTATCGATTTTAGCGAAACTGGTATATCTGTTTTTTTAGAAAATCAGATTATTTACAGTTATAAAATTAATTTGGATTACGAATTGTTTAATGAACTAGATTTGGATACTTTTAATGACATTGATATCTTTGAAAAAAATGAAAAAAGTTCTTTACTTAGAAATTTTTTATACCCAATACTTAGTGAACTAGAGTCAAGTATTTTGTATATTAAGGAATTAACAGGGAGGGAAATAAAAGAAATATATTTGTTTGGAGAATTGACTGGCGTAAAGGGGATTGATAAGTATTTAAAAAAAGAAATAGACGATTTAGAGTTTAATTTTATTCTTCCCACTAAACAGTTAAAAGAATATAAAATAAAACCCCTGTATTGTTCTAGCCTAGCTCTTGCAAGAGGTGAATTTAATGGTCAAGACCTTTGTTTTAAGAAGAGAAGGATGACTCTTAATATAATTAATTTTTCTTTTTATAAAAATTTGGGTATTAAAAAATATATTTTTGTATACCTGCTTATAATTTTGTTGTCTTTTTTCATTCTGTCTTCATCGTATTATTTTTATTTTTCAAACAAAGAATCAGACAATATTGTTCAAATTGAGCCCCAAAAATATTTATATAAAACTACGTATTATTATGATGTTCATCTCGCTGCAGATGATATCTTAAGAGAAAATGAAATTGGAGGGAGATTATATAAAATGACTTTTGATATACCAAGCACAAAGGAGGATATTCTAAAAAAAGCGAAAGAGAATCTTTCTATAGAAAGCAAAGAGAATGAATTTTATTGGGAAGAACCCCTTGGCGATGTTCTAAATAATGAATCTTTGATTTTCCCCCTAGAAACAGATTGGTTTATTGGAGATAAAAACGATTTGAATGAAATTATCAAAAAGAAAATTTCAGACAAATTGAAAGGTTCGGTCGACTATGAAATGAATATAATAAAAGAAGATTTAATCGAAAGCACTGCTTTTCCAACACTCTATAAATCAAAAATTAAGGTAGAAATAAGCCACAATGATGATATTGAAATATATGAGCTTGAAGATGTTACAAAAAAAAGAGCCTTGATTATAAATACTAATGGCAAGCTAATTAATATTAGAAAAGGACCTGGAACAAACTTTTCAGTTGTAGCAAAAGCTGTTGAGGGAGAAACATATGATTTTATAAGAGAGCTTGACTCGTGGGCAAATTTAATTTTAGAAGATGGTAGTTTGGTTTGGATATCAGATTATTTTGTAAATATTATTGATTAA
- a CDS encoding prepilin-type N-terminal cleavage/methylation domain-containing protein, whose translation MNRAPKNNKGITLVEVIVYIAVFSVSITALVSYILMINVVNIKNNVISNLENESRFIFSVLEKNIINSENIIYPTENIASSTLILDMPEANPNLKFYIDNRKFYVEEIGASSYALTSDRIDINQLEFFASVSDKTNIKISFTLEARNGTSKEFEYTKKYYNSFTTR comes from the coding sequence ATGAATAGGGCTCCTAAAAACAACAAAGGGATTACATTGGTGGAAGTGATAGTATACATTGCTGTTTTTTCTGTTTCAATCACAGCCCTAGTGTCATATATTTTGATGATTAATGTAGTTAATATAAAAAATAATGTTATCTCTAACCTTGAGAATGAATCTAGGTTTATTTTTAGTGTTCTGGAAAAGAATATAATAAATTCAGAAAATATAATCTATCCTACTGAAAATATTGCAAGCTCTACTTTGATTCTTGATATGCCAGAAGCTAACCCTAATTTAAAGTTCTATATTGATAACAGGAAATTTTATGTTGAAGAAATTGGAGCTAGTTCATATGCTTTAACATCGGATAGAATAGACATAAATCAATTAGAATTTTTTGCGAGCGTTTCTGATAAAACAAACATAAAGATATCATTTACTCTCGAGGCCAGAAATGGAACCTCAAAAGAGTTTGAATATACAAAGAAATATTATAATTCATTTACCACTCGATAA
- a CDS encoding type II secretion system protein — protein MFISSRKIRKGGFTLIELLIVIAIIGSLGLVSFPVYSHFSNKTYSRSSMLEIENLLKRTRQKSFSSLNDSSFGAYLDVVANKFVFYKGNSFQTRVLNEDFEISFNSSLELVSPAENTDINFLLGSGTPDNEVVFLFSPEGANEKSIRINKFGAIFIE, from the coding sequence ATGTTTATTTCTTCTAGAAAAATTAGAAAAGGCGGGTTTACTTTAATTGAACTTTTGATTGTTATTGCAATTATTGGTAGTTTGGGCCTAGTTTCCTTTCCTGTTTATTCTCATTTTTCAAACAAGACCTATTCACGCAGTAGCATGCTTGAAATTGAAAATTTACTTAAAAGAACCAGACAGAAAAGTTTTTCTTCTCTTAATGATTCTTCTTTTGGGGCATATCTGGATGTAGTTGCTAACAAATTTGTTTTTTATAAAGGTAATTCTTTCCAGACCAGGGTTTTGAATGAAGATTTTGAAATTAGCTTCAATAGTTCCCTGGAACTTGTTTCTCCTGCAGAAAACACTGATATAAATTTTTTGCTTGGCTCGGGTACTCCCGACAATGAAGTGGTGTTCTTGTTTTCACCGGAAGGGGCGAATGAAAAAAGTATAAGAATAAATAAATTTGGAGCGATATTTATTGAATGA
- a CDS encoding type II secretion system F family protein, translating into MNTRGGNKKIKYFGRLNLSDKSFFVSNLSMMLRSGLSIVESLDVIGDQSRGLLKIINQDISDSVSAGNSLAESFTRHPKIFSNLFISIVRAGELSGSLEENLSNLGIQLEKEKELSDKIKNAMVYPGVVLAMSFILGIGLSIFVLPKITPIFEGLRVDLPASTRFLISFSNYVENNIILFLIQTFGSLVFLTWLLRQKFIKPISHLLVLYTPLVKNISHYSNIARFSRTLSSLLKSGISIDEALLVTSETLNNIYYKNYLKEISLKVSGGNKLSEAMAEYEKYFSKLSLSMIRVAEKAGSLEETLEKLAQINEAKLDQATKRISVLIEPFLLIFVGLIVGWLAISIISPIYQITGSVYK; encoded by the coding sequence ATGAACACAAGAGGAGGAAACAAAAAAATAAAATATTTTGGAAGACTTAACTTGTCTGATAAGTCTTTTTTTGTGAGTAATCTTTCTATGATGTTGCGCTCAGGCCTCTCTATTGTAGAAAGTTTAGACGTAATTGGCGATCAATCTAGGGGACTTTTAAAAATTATTAATCAAGATATCTCAGATTCTGTTTCCGCTGGGAACAGTCTGGCTGAATCTTTTACTAGACACCCAAAAATATTTTCCAATTTATTTATTTCTATAGTTAGGGCAGGAGAATTATCTGGGAGTCTGGAGGAAAATCTTTCTAATTTGGGTATTCAGCTAGAAAAAGAAAAAGAGCTAAGTGACAAGATTAAAAATGCCATGGTCTATCCTGGAGTTGTCCTGGCCATGAGCTTTATTTTGGGAATCGGTTTATCCATTTTTGTTTTACCGAAAATAACACCAATTTTTGAAGGATTAAGAGTTGATTTGCCTGCATCAACTAGGTTTTTGATAAGTTTTTCAAATTATGTTGAAAATAATATTATATTATTTCTAATTCAAACTTTTGGCTCTCTTGTTTTTTTGACATGGCTACTCAGACAAAAGTTTATTAAACCAATTAGTCATTTACTTGTTTTATATACCCCTCTAGTAAAAAATATTTCTCATTATTCTAATATTGCCAGATTTTCAAGAACTCTAAGTTCTCTATTGAAGAGCGGTATATCTATTGACGAGGCACTTCTTGTAACAAGTGAGACTCTAAATAATATTTATTATAAAAATTATTTAAAAGAAATTTCTTTAAAAGTATCTGGCGGAAATAAACTATCAGAGGCTATGGCTGAGTATGAAAAATATTTTTCAAAATTGAGTCTTTCTATGATTAGGGTAGCAGAGAAGGCTGGTAGTCTTGAAGAAACTCTTGAAAAACTCGCCCAGATAAATGAAGCAAAACTAGACCAAGCAACTAAAAGAATCTCTGTTTTAATAGAACCTTTTTTGCTTATCTTTGTAGGACTTATCGTCGGCTGGTTGGCTATATCAATAATAAGCCCTATATATCAAATAACCGGATCAGTTTACAAATAG
- a CDS encoding GspE/PulE family protein has protein sequence MISEIKLREILVEPGYISEDDYSRAKKKLGEDSEKICHYLIDKDLIKDEEIGLLIAQKMGYSFVNLRKEKIDIDTLGLLEEPVARKMGVILFSKSGNKISAGLLEPSDIETIHNLERFLDKKIVPFYISRRDFEGSLVLYKKDIKTSFDELFNNLDKDKKSGEISQTNTIIIETLLEYAYFSKASDLHIEPYKEKVAIRFRIDGVMHEIVELPKKYLDSIISRIKILSKLRTDEHFAAQDGSFQFNINRETVDLRVSIIPITSGEKVVMRLLASGNRQKKLSSLGFSKRDLAIIDNNLKSPHGLIMVTGPTGSGKTTTIYELLKVLNTEEVNISTIEDPVEYDIERVNQIQVNKKTNLGFASGLRAIVRQDPDIIMVGEIRDAETAEIAINSAMTGHLVLSTMHANDAATTLPRLDDMKVETFLIASTVNIIIGQRLVRKLCEKCRVSYSLGKEEEKIFKSDKSLLKAMDLKGKKLSSLIFYKGSGCKLCTNTGYKGRIGIFEILEITDEIRELIINKASSDEIKELARKQGMKTMMEDGIEKVLNGETSLGEILRVAKD, from the coding sequence ATGATAAGTGAAATAAAATTAAGAGAAATTCTTGTTGAACCAGGCTATATTAGTGAAGATGATTATTCGAGAGCAAAAAAAAAATTAGGAGAAGATAGTGAAAAAATTTGTCATTATTTAATCGATAAGGATTTAATTAAAGATGAAGAAATTGGATTATTGATAGCGCAGAAAATGGGCTATTCTTTTGTTAATTTAAGGAAGGAAAAGATTGATATTGACACTCTGGGGCTACTTGAGGAGCCAGTGGCCAGAAAAATGGGAGTAATTTTATTTTCTAAAAGTGGAAATAAAATATCGGCAGGCCTTCTGGAGCCTAGTGACATTGAAACTATTCATAATTTAGAAAGATTTTTAGATAAGAAGATAGTTCCTTTTTATATAAGTAGGAGAGATTTTGAAGGCAGTTTAGTTTTATATAAAAAGGATATAAAGACTTCATTTGATGAGCTTTTTAATAATTTAGATAAAGATAAAAAGAGTGGAGAAATATCACAAACCAATACAATAATAATCGAAACACTTTTGGAGTACGCATATTTTTCTAAGGCCTCAGATTTACATATAGAACCCTATAAAGAGAAGGTTGCTATTCGTTTTAGGATAGATGGTGTGATGCATGAAATAGTTGAGCTACCAAAAAAATATCTTGATTCAATAATAAGTCGTATAAAAATATTATCAAAGTTAAGGACAGATGAGCATTTTGCAGCCCAAGATGGAAGTTTTCAATTTAACATTAACAGAGAGACAGTTGATTTGAGGGTTTCTATTATTCCGATTACTTCCGGTGAAAAAGTGGTTATGAGACTTCTTGCTTCTGGAAATAGGCAAAAAAAATTATCAAGTCTTGGATTCTCAAAAAGAGATTTAGCAATAATAGACAATAATTTAAAAAGTCCACATGGCTTAATAATGGTTACAGGCCCTACAGGATCAGGTAAAACAACAACTATCTATGAATTGCTTAAAGTTCTGAACACCGAAGAAGTAAATATCTCAACAATTGAAGACCCAGTGGAATATGATATTGAGAGAGTAAATCAAATTCAGGTCAACAAAAAAACTAATCTTGGTTTTGCTTCCGGTCTAAGAGCAATAGTTAGACAAGACCCCGATATTATAATGGTTGGTGAAATTAGAGACGCAGAAACAGCAGAAATTGCTATTAATTCTGCCATGACTGGTCATTTGGTTCTGTCTACCATGCATGCCAATGATGCTGCAACGACCTTGCCTCGTCTTGATGATATGAAAGTTGAGACATTTTTAATAGCTTCTACTGTTAACATCATTATTGGGCAAAGACTTGTTAGGAAATTATGTGAGAAGTGTCGAGTTTCATATTCTCTGGGTAAAGAAGAAGAAAAAATATTTAAATCAGATAAATCATTACTCAAGGCAATGGACTTAAAAGGGAAAAAACTTTCTTCTCTTATTTTTTACAAAGGGAGCGGCTGTAAACTTTGCACTAACACAGGTTATAAAGGCAGGATAGGTATTTTTGAAATACTTGAAATAACAGATGAAATTAGGGAGTTGATAATAAATAAAGCATCTAGCGATGAAATAAAAGAATTAGCTCGAAAACAAGGAATGAAGACTATGATGGAAGACGGAATAGAAAAAGTATTAAATGGGGAAACAAGCTTAGGTGAAATTTTGAGAGTTGCTAAAGATTAA
- a CDS encoding response regulator, with translation MKNLKKIEKNSPTLVLVVEDSLLLSQALKFGLKKAGFEVLMALDGDEGIKLMKKNIPDIVLLDIMMPKINGVEVLKKTKDFKNKNKIKIIMLTNFSAEENIEECMSLGADDYLIKANFTIADIVKKIRKTVK, from the coding sequence ATGAAAAATTTAAAAAAAATCGAAAAAAACTCTCCTACACTTGTTCTTGTTGTAGAAGATTCTTTATTATTGTCGCAAGCCCTGAAGTTCGGATTGAAGAAAGCTGGTTTTGAGGTTCTTATGGCCCTTGACGGCGATGAAGGAATAAAATTAATGAAAAAGAACATTCCAGATATAGTTCTCCTTGATATAATGATGCCAAAGATAAACGGAGTAGAGGTCTTGAAAAAAACCAAAGACTTTAAAAATAAAAATAAAATAAAAATAATTATGCTTACCAATTTTTCAGCAGAAGAAAATATTGAAGAATGTATGTCCCTAGGAGCCGATGATTATTTAATAAAAGCGAACTTTACAATAGCTGATATCGTGAAAAAAATTAGGAAGACTGTTAAATAA
- a CDS encoding response regulator, producing MKEIKKQIVLLAEDDKFISLAYKDGLARAGYEVIHAENGKKALDLAKKNKPNIILLDVIMPEMNGFEVLTALKKEKLLKKIPVVILSNLGQESDILKGQELGATDYMIKSNYSLGEVVDKIKKILD from the coding sequence ATGAAGGAAATTAAAAAACAGATAGTACTCTTAGCTGAAGATGATAAATTTATTTCTCTTGCCTATAAGGATGGATTAGCAAGGGCTGGTTATGAAGTTATTCATGCTGAAAATGGGAAAAAGGCACTAGATTTAGCTAAAAAAAATAAACCAAATATAATATTGCTTGATGTTATAATGCCCGAGATGAATGGTTTTGAGGTTTTAACAGCCTTAAAAAAGGAAAAGTTATTAAAAAAAATACCAGTTGTAATATTGTCCAACCTTGGACAAGAATCAGATATTTTGAAGGGACAAGAGCTTGGAGCAACTGATTATATGATTAAATCAAATTATTCATTAGGAGAGGTAGTGGATAAAATCAAGAAAATTCTTGACTAA
- a CDS encoding ATP-binding protein, producing the protein MFDLYFQIDIDFLKIIYVLSFFVSSTIFGFVFLKRKQNKNKIFAILSFWLFMYGIKEFSFVFLQTNELIFSYIKQILAVASCFLIFYLFFENLKKISNFYNLEKRKVIFIKFLLLLLFFVSLFYHKELVPLFVFSVGLLGAYYFYLDCKENDDKNHGLSLNNLLAVIFIITLSFLFFGRNTALFENQYYQYVYFGFSSILFYLTSFLLINNFIKDVSFKDGGPFWSSTRKTFFIFFIIFIGGIIFLNSYIIDSKNKYRNKLLVYREAEVDAGVANFNNHSNAYSSFSRIFAQNRLLKDFLSSYYSATSSSLLVENEANNINSPLYKDVDDYIKASGIDILYIMDFDGNAIVSSNRNSDVSFLGKNYSFRPYFQEAIKGADSVYFAKGITSGAKGAYFASPILLNNKIIAVVVAKTSPAIFDDFFASKSDLFLLSPEGVIFASTQKEIEDKSLFDDTCRESVNEDDCIYKEDEIPSLAFELKNNNLYSGVDGYYFLKFKSINVPGWNVGVIEEYSSVEKIIFDIAITSYIITLFFMLLFYLISNYFIDNLLVRLAEKKYKDIFKNTNDYIFTLDEKGRIEFSNEAFKKRFGKNDGFYIKDIMNDKSYIQYQGNIAGIGKNVFNIKIELELFDLSKKKVYLQGEFSIENRNTNQFFLHGIFRDVSEERILKNELSGKNSELKSLLDKAEDDKKNQEIQRLATLNILEDVSETQEQLEKYNEDLKKRGKELGSLAILSSEFASVFETETLVLKVKSYLMENTKTEAITFFLKLNDFREDVFYRSYQKNKFSFNLDNEIIKKISKNINNIDFLSLEKNNAKVQKYKTSKNAHEKYSFKIESELFLDLKVGKKKLGFIHLCSKEKNAFPDDIRSYLDTLTSNFSIALANAQLLNKTQQSKTESLVRSLSNGILMFDLNFNLSLINPAGENFCGISSDGKGLEDFFTKTESYEIKEYVKKALGKGKLTKIEELILEKNKTEYIYQVLITPIHDYKNKIIGSAIIMQDVTHLKYIDKMKTEFVSVASHQLRTPLTAIKLFTEMLINEQVGKMSKEQKEYLSNVYDSTERMVGLVNDLLNVTRIESGRLMINPEPVDLDKFLISLLAEAKPLAAIKKVKINYRAKKNLALIPLDKGLVRQVYHNLLTNAIRYTKNGGKVTVLVKENKDNFIVTVSDSGIGIPKKVQNRIFEKFFRADNAVKVATEGTGLGLYVSKMIIESSGGKIWFKSIKGKGTTFFVSLPKKGMKKKEGERGLSIS; encoded by the coding sequence ATGTTTGATTTATATTTCCAAATTGATATTGATTTTTTGAAGATAATTTATGTTTTGTCTTTTTTTGTTTCTTCAACAATTTTTGGTTTTGTTTTTCTTAAAAGAAAGCAGAATAAAAATAAGATTTTCGCTATTTTATCATTTTGGTTGTTTATGTATGGAATTAAAGAATTTTCTTTTGTCTTTTTACAGACAAACGAATTAATTTTTTCATATATAAAACAAATATTAGCAGTCGCTTCTTGTTTCCTTATTTTTTATTTATTTTTTGAAAATTTAAAAAAAATTTCAAATTTTTATAATCTTGAAAAAAGAAAAGTAATATTTATCAAATTTCTTCTTCTCTTGTTGTTTTTTGTTTCACTTTTTTATCATAAAGAGTTAGTTCCACTTTTCGTTTTCAGCGTCGGATTGCTAGGGGCATATTATTTCTACCTAGATTGCAAAGAAAATGATGATAAAAATCACGGGCTAAGTTTAAATAATCTTTTAGCAGTTATTTTTATAATAACTTTATCGTTTTTGTTTTTTGGAAGAAATACGGCCTTGTTTGAAAATCAATATTATCAGTATGTATATTTCGGTTTTAGCTCTATTCTGTTTTATTTAACTTCCTTTTTGTTAATAAATAATTTTATAAAGGATGTTTCCTTTAAAGATGGGGGTCCTTTTTGGTCGTCAACCAGAAAAACTTTTTTTATTTTTTTTATAATTTTTATTGGAGGTATTATTTTTTTGAACTCATATATTATTGACTCAAAAAATAAGTATCGCAACAAACTTCTTGTATATAGAGAGGCTGAGGTTGATGCTGGAGTGGCTAATTTTAATAACCATAGTAATGCATATAGTAGTTTTTCTCGGATATTTGCTCAAAATAGACTATTAAAAGATTTTTTGTCTTCTTATTATTCTGCTACTAGTTCTTCTCTTCTTGTTGAGAATGAGGCAAATAATATTAATAGTCCACTATATAAAGACGTTGATGACTACATAAAGGCTTCTGGGATTGATATCCTTTATATTATGGACTTTGATGGCAATGCAATTGTTAGCTCTAATAGGAACAGTGACGTTAGCTTTTTAGGAAAAAATTATTCTTTTAGACCTTATTTTCAAGAAGCAATAAAAGGAGCTGATTCAGTTTATTTTGCAAAAGGAATTACTTCTGGGGCAAAGGGGGCTTATTTTGCTTCGCCAATTTTATTGAACAATAAAATAATCGCAGTGGTGGTTGCAAAAACGTCACCAGCTATTTTTGATGATTTTTTTGCATCAAAAAGTGACTTATTTTTATTGTCTCCAGAAGGAGTAATTTTTGCCTCTACCCAAAAAGAGATAGAAGATAAATCATTATTTGACGACACATGCAGGGAGTCTGTTAATGAAGATGATTGTATTTATAAGGAGGACGAAATTCCTTCCCTCGCTTTTGAATTGAAAAACAATAATCTCTATAGTGGTGTGGACGGATATTATTTCTTGAAATTTAAAAGCATAAACGTCCCTGGATGGAATGTTGGTGTTATAGAAGAATATTCATCCGTAGAGAAAATTATTTTTGATATAGCCATCACTTCCTATATCATAACTCTTTTTTTCATGCTTCTTTTTTACCTGATATCAAATTATTTTATTGATAATTTATTGGTCCGTCTTGCAGAAAAAAAATATAAAGATATTTTTAAAAATACGAACGATTATATTTTTACTTTAGACGAAAAAGGAAGAATTGAATTCTCAAATGAAGCATTTAAAAAAAGATTTGGAAAGAATGATGGGTTTTACATAAAAGACATAATGAATGATAAAAGTTATATTCAGTATCAGGGAAATATTGCAGGGATAGGTAAAAATGTTTTCAATATTAAAATTGAGTTAGAATTATTTGATTTAAGCAAAAAAAAGGTCTATTTACAAGGAGAATTTAGTATAGAAAATAGAAATACCAATCAATTCTTTTTGCATGGAATTTTTAGAGATGTGAGCGAAGAAAGAATATTAAAAAATGAGTTAAGTGGGAAAAATAGTGAACTAAAATCTTTGCTTGACAAAGCAGAAGATGATAAAAAGAATCAAGAGATTCAAAGACTTGCTACCCTAAATATTCTTGAAGATGTATCAGAGACACAGGAACAATTAGAAAAATATAATGAAGATCTTAAAAAAAGAGGTAAGGAGCTAGGATCCTTAGCCATACTTAGTAGCGAATTTGCGAGTGTGTTTGAGACTGAAACTCTTGTTCTTAAAGTGAAAAGCTATTTAATGGAAAACACCAAAACTGAGGCTATTACTTTTTTTCTAAAGCTTAACGATTTCAGAGAAGATGTATTTTATCGTTCATATCAAAAAAATAAGTTTTCATTTAATTTAGATAATGAAATTATTAAAAAAATATCAAAAAATATTAATAATATTGATTTTTTATCTCTAGAAAAAAATAATGCCAAAGTTCAAAAATATAAAACTTCGAAAAACGCACATGAAAAATATTCTTTTAAAATTGAATCTGAATTGTTTTTAGATTTGAAAGTTGGTAAAAAGAAACTAGGTTTTATTCATCTGTGCTCCAAGGAGAAAAATGCTTTTCCCGATGATATAAGATCTTATCTAGATACACTTACTTCTAATTTTTCCATTGCTCTTGCTAATGCCCAGCTACTAAATAAAACTCAACAGTCAAAAACAGAATCTTTGGTAAGAAGTCTTAGTAATGGTATTTTAATGTTTGATTTAAATTTTAATTTGAGTTTAATAAACCCCGCAGGTGAAAACTTTTGTGGAATATCTTCTGATGGAAAGGGATTGGAAGATTTTTTCACTAAAACTGAGTCTTATGAAATAAAAGAATATGTAAAAAAAGCACTCGGAAAAGGCAAGTTAACCAAAATAGAAGAATTGATTTTAGAAAAAAATAAGACAGAATATATTTATCAAGTCTTGATTACACCTATTCACGATTATAAAAATAAAATCATCGGTTCAGCAATTATTATGCAAGATGTAACCCATCTTAAATATATAGATAAAATGAAAACAGAGTTTGTTTCTGTGGCTTCACATCAATTAAGGACTCCTTTAACAGCGATTAAGTTATTTACAGAAATGTTAATAAATGAACAGGTGGGGAAAATGTCTAAAGAACAAAAAGAATATCTTTCAAATGTATATGATTCAACAGAGCGAATGGTGGGACTGGTTAACGACCTCTTGAATGTTACAAGGATAGAGTCTGGCAGGTTAATGATAAATCCAGAGCCTGTTGATTTGGATAAATTTTTAATTTCTTTGTTGGCAGAAGCGAAACCTTTGGCAGCGATTAAAAAGGTAAAAATAAATTATAGAGCAAAAAAGAACTTAGCACTTATCCCCCTAGACAAGGGTCTTGTTAGGCAAGTTTATCATAATTTACTAACAAACGCGATAAGATATACAAAAAATGGCGGGAAAGTTACGGTTCTAGTAAAAGAAAATAAAGATAATTTTATTGTCACGGTTAGTGATTCTGGGATAGGAATTCCTAAAAAGGTGCAAAATAGAATTTTTGAAAAATTTTTTAGGGCAGACAATGCTGTTAAGGTTGCAACAGAAGGGACAGGGCTTGGTCTTTATGTATCCAAAATGATAATAGAGTCATCTGGGGGGAAAATTTGGTTTAAATCAATAAAGGGTAAAGGAACAACTTTTTTTGTTTCATTGCCAAAGAAAGGAATGAAGAAAAAAGAAGGAGAGCGTGGCTTGTCTATTTCATAA